Proteins co-encoded in one Cytobacillus sp. NJ13 genomic window:
- a CDS encoding maltose/glucose-specific PTS transporter subunit IIC codes for MKKAFEKAQQFGKSFMLPIAVLPAAGLLLGIGGALSNPNTVSAYPFLDISWLQAIFTIMSAAGSIVFANLPIIFAVGVAIGLARSDKATAGLAAMIGYFVMNSTISALLSLTGDLAKDNLAGAGQGMAVGIQTLETGVFGGIIVGIAAAALHNKYNKIQLPQVLGFFGGSRFIPIVVSFASIFVGAILFVIWPYFQALINGLGSVVTGTGEIGTLFYGFILRMLGPLGLHHIFYLPFWQTALGGTLEIGGKLVSGTQNIFFAQLGDPSTEQYYEGVSRFMSGRFITMMFGLPGAALAIYHCSKKKNRKVVAGILLSAALTSFLTGITEPLEFSFLFVAPLLYLVHAIFDGLAFMMADIFNITVGQTFSGGFIDFILFGILQGADKTNWPYVLMVGIPWFFLYYFTFKFLIRKKNFKVLGREDEEQAAQQVSATDRAKTIVEGLGGTNNIDIVDCCATRLRVTIKDESLVKEDVIKQTGSKGIVKKGTGVQIIYGPQVTIVKNEIEEYLGQ; via the coding sequence ATGAAAAAAGCTTTTGAGAAAGCGCAGCAGTTTGGTAAATCGTTTATGCTGCCAATAGCCGTTTTGCCGGCAGCAGGTTTGTTATTAGGAATTGGCGGAGCGCTGTCGAACCCGAATACGGTTTCAGCGTATCCTTTTTTAGATATTAGCTGGCTTCAGGCCATTTTTACGATTATGAGTGCGGCAGGTTCGATCGTATTTGCCAATTTGCCAATCATATTTGCGGTAGGGGTAGCGATCGGTTTAGCCCGTTCAGATAAAGCAACGGCTGGATTAGCAGCCATGATTGGTTATTTTGTTATGAATAGCACCATTAGTGCATTGCTGTCCTTAACCGGGGACCTGGCAAAGGATAACTTGGCAGGAGCCGGTCAGGGGATGGCAGTCGGAATTCAGACTTTGGAAACGGGTGTATTTGGCGGTATCATCGTCGGGATAGCAGCAGCTGCGCTGCATAATAAATACAATAAAATTCAGCTGCCTCAAGTGTTAGGATTCTTTGGGGGATCTCGCTTTATTCCTATAGTCGTTTCATTTGCTTCGATTTTTGTAGGAGCGATTCTATTTGTGATATGGCCATACTTCCAGGCGTTAATCAATGGGCTTGGATCAGTGGTGACAGGCACCGGGGAAATAGGGACTCTATTCTATGGATTTATTTTGCGTATGCTTGGACCGCTCGGCTTGCACCATATTTTCTACCTTCCTTTCTGGCAAACCGCTCTCGGCGGAACACTGGAGATTGGCGGAAAATTAGTCAGCGGTACACAAAATATCTTTTTTGCGCAATTGGGTGACCCATCGACTGAACAATATTACGAAGGGGTATCCAGATTCATGTCAGGCCGTTTTATTACCATGATGTTTGGCCTGCCGGGAGCTGCATTGGCCATCTACCATTGCTCTAAAAAGAAAAACAGAAAAGTGGTAGCAGGTATTTTGCTTTCAGCAGCGTTAACATCATTCCTGACTGGTATCACAGAACCGCTTGAATTTAGCTTCTTGTTCGTGGCACCTCTACTTTATTTAGTACATGCCATTTTCGACGGTTTGGCTTTCATGATGGCAGACATTTTCAATATTACGGTCGGACAGACCTTCTCAGGCGGATTTATTGATTTCATTTTATTTGGAATTCTCCAAGGCGCCGATAAAACAAATTGGCCATATGTGCTGATGGTAGGTATTCCCTGGTTCTTCTTATACTACTTTACGTTTAAATTCTTAATCAGAAAAAAGAACTTCAAAGTTCTTGGACGTGAAGATGAGGAACAAGCAGCACAGCAAGTTTCAGCTACAGACCGTGCTAAAACGATTGTTGAAGGATTAGGCGGAACCAATAATATTGATATCGTTGATTGCTGTGCAACTCGTCTGAGGGTAACCATTAAGGATGAATCCCTGGTAAAAGAAGATGTCATTAAACAGACTGGATCAAAAGGAATTGTGAAAAAAGGAACGGGTGTTCAAATTATTTATGGACCTCAAGTCACCATTGTTAAAAACGAAATAGAAGAGTATTTAGGTCAGTAA
- the nagA gene encoding N-acetylglucosamine-6-phosphate deacetylase, which produces MNAILLKGMQVYAEDQKIEEGYILLEDHQIIGIGPLTNLPAAKEFEVMEIPSSFKAIPGLIDIHIHGVNGADVMDASEEALEIMSAALPKEGTTSFLATTMTQSEAAIEKAILNAGGYIQNQQSPGKAEILGIHLEGPYVNISRAGAQPVEFIVDSSIEQFNKWNNLAKQTIKIVTLAPEQPGGMEMVKHLDENGIIASIGHSDATYEEVSEAIEAGAKHVTHLFNQMRGLHHREPGVVGAALLRGELTAELIADGVHVRPEMLKLAFQQKGEKELILITDAMRAKCLKNGIYDLGGQAVTVEEGKAVLQDGTLAGSILELGNAMKNMMDFTGCSLEDAIRMASVNPAKQLNVIDRKGTIKIGKDADIVILDEQLEVAMTFCRGELAYHRGGEQQ; this is translated from the coding sequence TTGAACGCTATCTTGCTTAAAGGAATGCAAGTATATGCGGAAGATCAAAAAATTGAAGAAGGTTATATTCTATTGGAGGATCACCAGATAATCGGGATTGGGCCACTCACGAATTTGCCCGCAGCGAAAGAATTTGAGGTGATGGAAATTCCATCTTCCTTTAAAGCCATTCCCGGCCTAATAGATATTCATATCCATGGTGTGAATGGAGCTGATGTGATGGATGCATCAGAAGAGGCTTTAGAGATCATGTCCGCTGCCCTTCCAAAAGAAGGCACTACCAGCTTTTTAGCTACAACGATGACTCAGAGCGAAGCAGCCATTGAAAAGGCAATTTTAAACGCTGGAGGCTATATACAGAATCAGCAGTCTCCCGGTAAAGCAGAAATCCTGGGTATCCATCTTGAGGGACCATATGTCAATATATCCAGAGCTGGTGCTCAGCCTGTGGAATTCATTGTAGATTCGAGCATAGAGCAATTTAATAAGTGGAATAATCTTGCAAAACAAACGATAAAGATTGTTACACTGGCTCCTGAACAGCCAGGCGGCATGGAAATGGTGAAACACCTGGATGAAAATGGAATTATTGCTTCTATTGGCCATTCTGATGCCACATATGAAGAGGTCTCCGAAGCTATTGAGGCTGGCGCTAAACATGTCACACATCTATTTAATCAAATGCGCGGCCTGCATCATCGGGAACCAGGTGTTGTGGGGGCTGCTTTGCTGCGGGGTGAATTAACAGCAGAACTAATCGCCGATGGTGTTCACGTCCGGCCAGAAATGTTGAAGCTAGCCTTTCAGCAAAAAGGTGAAAAAGAACTAATACTGATAACAGACGCCATGCGTGCCAAATGCTTAAAAAATGGCATATACGATCTTGGCGGACAAGCTGTAACGGTTGAAGAAGGAAAGGCGGTTTTACAGGATGGAACCCTCGCAGGGAGCATTCTAGAACTCGGAAATGCAATGAAAAATATGATGGATTTCACGGGATGCTCACTTGAAGATGCAATCCGAATGGCTTCTGTTAATCCGGCTAAGCAGTTAAATGTCATTGACCGCAAAGGAACCATCAAAATTGGAAAAGATGCTGATATCGTGATATTGGATGAGCAGCTTGAAGTAGCCATGACATTTTGCCGCGGAGAGCTTGCCTATCATCGGGGAGGAGAACAGCAATGA
- the nagB gene encoding glucosamine-6-phosphate deaminase, with protein sequence MKILQAKNYDEMSQKAAEFLIERIRRSPDIKLGLATGGTPVGLYAQLVNDQQKNHTSYRDVTTFNLDEYMGLSGEDPNSYRFFMDKHLFNHIDIQKENTHVPSGDKANPQQQCREYEYQIKKHGGIDLQVLGIGSNGHIGFNEPGTSFDTETHMVELTPSTREANARYFNSMSEVPSHAITMGIASIMRSREILLLVSGDAKSAALEQLLQGEVNENFPASILKTHPAVTIIADEAAIGKILV encoded by the coding sequence ATGAAGATCTTACAAGCAAAAAATTATGATGAAATGAGTCAAAAAGCAGCGGAGTTTTTAATAGAAAGAATACGCAGGAGCCCTGATATTAAACTGGGATTGGCAACAGGCGGGACGCCAGTTGGATTATATGCCCAATTGGTGAATGATCAACAAAAGAACCACACTTCCTACAGGGACGTTACAACATTTAATCTGGATGAATATATGGGTCTTTCTGGTGAAGACCCGAATAGCTACCGTTTTTTTATGGACAAGCATTTATTTAATCATATTGATATTCAAAAAGAGAATACTCATGTTCCTTCTGGCGATAAAGCCAATCCGCAGCAGCAATGCAGGGAATACGAATATCAGATAAAGAAACACGGAGGTATTGACCTTCAAGTTCTTGGCATCGGCAGCAACGGGCATATTGGCTTTAATGAACCAGGTACTTCCTTTGACACTGAAACCCATATGGTCGAATTGACACCTTCTACACGCGAGGCCAATGCAAGATATTTTAACAGCATGAGCGAAGTGCCTTCTCATGCTATTACCATGGGAATTGCGAGCATTATGCGCAGCAGGGAAATACTATTGCTTGTCTCGGGAGATGCCAAAAGTGCAGCTTTAGAGCAGCTATTACAAGGAGAGGTAAACGAAAACTTCCCTGCATCTATATTAAAAACACACCCCGCAGTGACTATTATTGCAGATGAGGCCGCTATAGGTAAAATTCTTGTTTAA
- a CDS encoding SRPBCC domain-containing protein, with translation MMKEMLVYRYEEVIHAPIDLVFKYVDDDEKIKLWNTMLIENIYDNEENKPVPEPGTKFVTVQKLDKKIIKIDSELIEYEAPHKVVMHSHSKEGLSISKYLLSREHNGTRLIVEASLVPSNFFYKLTTKLLGWTAKFVFEEQYQNLKSYVENEADDDE, from the coding sequence ATGATGAAAGAAATGCTGGTTTACAGATATGAAGAAGTTATTCATGCCCCAATAGATTTGGTTTTCAAATACGTGGATGATGATGAAAAGATAAAGCTCTGGAATACTATGCTGATCGAAAACATTTATGACAATGAGGAAAATAAGCCAGTCCCGGAGCCTGGAACTAAATTTGTCACCGTTCAGAAATTGGATAAAAAAATCATCAAAATCGATTCCGAATTGATTGAATACGAAGCTCCCCATAAAGTTGTTATGCACTCCCATTCCAAAGAAGGCTTAAGCATTTCAAAGTATCTCTTATCAAGAGAACATAATGGAACGCGCCTGATTGTGGAAGCAAGCCTTGTTCCAAGCAACTTCTTCTATAAGCTGACAACCAAACTTTTAGGATGGACAGCTAAATTTGTGTTTGAAGAGCAATACCAGAACTTGAAGAGTTATGTGGAGAATGAAGCGGATGATGATGAATAA
- a CDS encoding ChaB family protein, producing MPYDKLSDLPDSVKDNLPHHAQEIFKEAFNSASEEYDEEETAFKVAWSAVKKKYEKNDDDKWVKKEE from the coding sequence ATGCCTTATGATAAATTAAGCGATCTGCCTGATTCCGTCAAAGATAATCTTCCGCATCACGCACAGGAAATCTTTAAGGAAGCGTTTAATTCGGCAAGCGAAGAATATGACGAGGAGGAAACGGCCTTTAAGGTTGCCTGGAGTGCAGTGAAAAAGAAATATGAGAAGAATGATGATGATAAATGGGTGAAGAAGGAAGAGTAA
- a CDS encoding Lrp/AsnC family transcriptional regulator yields MESLVSKVLDHLDIKILDVLQKDARISNLELSKRVNLSAPAVHARIKRLEAEGYIQKHVAILSHEKLGFDLLCFVFMSTNMHQAEKLESLEKTLESMKEVLECHCLTGEYDYLLKVACKDRKGLEMFIRKLNELGITKIQTSLALREIKDSTVLPIQD; encoded by the coding sequence ATGGAATCGCTTGTAAGCAAGGTATTGGATCACCTGGATATAAAAATTTTGGATGTACTTCAAAAGGATGCCCGGATTAGCAATCTGGAACTGTCGAAAAGGGTGAATCTGTCTGCTCCGGCTGTGCATGCGAGAATTAAGCGGTTGGAAGCGGAAGGGTATATCCAAAAGCATGTGGCTATTTTAAGCCATGAGAAGCTGGGCTTTGATTTATTATGCTTCGTGTTCATGAGCACCAATATGCACCAGGCTGAAAAACTGGAATCTCTTGAAAAAACGCTGGAATCCATGAAGGAAGTTTTAGAATGTCATTGTTTAACAGGGGAGTATGATTATCTATTGAAAGTAGCCTGCAAGGATCGCAAGGGGCTGGAGATGTTTATCAGGAAGCTGAATGAACTGGGGATCACGAAGATTCAGACAAGCCTGGCATTGAGGGAGATAAAGGATTCGACGGTGCTGCCGATACAGGATTAG
- a CDS encoding DMT family transporter, producing MALKKELNDVNYYLLLLLTSFLWGGNFIVGKTLVDHASPITLTILRWAIAIICLVPLVWHKEKRLLPPKTAILPLLLMGITGVALFQALQFMALEKTSATSVGLISTLNMFSIAAFSFIFLKEKINILQLMSMFISLFGVLLVLSKGSLEMLVSLHFNTGDLYMMAAVGMWGIYSVCSKWAMSFVTPMMSILYAGIFGLLVLLPFNTAGFTVTDVSASFLLSILYTGLISTVLCMVLWNIGVNQLGPSTSGLFLNFNPIFTAILAFIFLGEVMNWIQAVGSIIVIAGCLLFSALKSRTGKTTMGIPAPVFIREPVKER from the coding sequence ATGGCTCTGAAAAAGGAGCTAAATGACGTGAACTATTATCTTCTCCTTCTTTTAACAAGTTTTCTTTGGGGCGGAAATTTTATTGTAGGAAAAACGCTTGTGGATCACGCATCTCCTATTACCTTAACCATTTTAAGGTGGGCCATCGCTATCATCTGTCTCGTACCTCTTGTCTGGCATAAAGAGAAGCGGCTGCTCCCTCCGAAAACTGCCATCCTGCCATTATTGCTAATGGGCATCACGGGAGTTGCTTTGTTCCAGGCACTGCAATTCATGGCACTGGAAAAAACGTCGGCCACCAGTGTTGGCTTAATCTCTACATTAAATATGTTTTCCATTGCTGCCTTCTCTTTCATATTTCTAAAAGAAAAAATAAACATACTGCAGCTCATGTCCATGTTCATTTCATTGTTTGGCGTACTGCTGGTCCTTTCAAAAGGAAGCCTGGAGATGCTGGTCTCACTTCATTTTAATACCGGGGACCTTTATATGATGGCAGCAGTGGGCATGTGGGGAATCTATTCGGTCTGCAGCAAATGGGCCATGTCTTTCGTTACACCTATGATGTCCATCTTATACGCAGGCATATTTGGCCTTCTCGTGCTTTTGCCGTTCAACACTGCTGGTTTCACCGTTACAGATGTCAGTGCTTCATTTCTTTTATCCATTCTGTATACGGGTCTGATTTCAACAGTCCTATGCATGGTACTCTGGAATATCGGGGTCAACCAGCTGGGACCAAGCACTTCCGGCCTGTTCCTAAACTTTAATCCAATTTTCACAGCCATCTTAGCTTTTATCTTCTTAGGAGAGGTCATGAACTGGATACAAGCTGTCGGAAGCATCATTGTTATTGCTGGGTGTTTATTATTCTCTGCACTTAAAAGCAGGACCGGAAAAACAACAATGGGAATTCCGGCACCAGTGTTCATTAGGGAGCCAGTTAAGGAGAGATAA
- a CDS encoding cell wall hydrolase: MPRVQYTDSDVALMARMMRAEAEGEGKLGMLMVGNVIVNRRAADCLDFVGLRTIPQVIFQVQGGNYSFEAVQKGNVFYNRARGVEKRLAKQTLDYWRQHPSKFALWYFNPYAPCPPTWYDQPFSGQFKQHCYYEPQANTCESVYR; this comes from the coding sequence GTGCCAAGAGTACAATATACCGACAGTGACGTGGCTTTAATGGCAAGAATGATGAGGGCGGAAGCCGAAGGTGAAGGAAAACTGGGGATGCTTATGGTCGGAAATGTTATAGTCAATCGAAGAGCGGCTGATTGTCTCGATTTTGTAGGTCTCAGGACAATCCCTCAAGTGATATTTCAAGTGCAGGGAGGAAATTACTCTTTTGAAGCCGTACAGAAAGGAAATGTTTTTTACAACAGGGCCAGAGGTGTAGAGAAACGATTAGCCAAACAAACATTAGACTATTGGAGGCAGCATCCTTCCAAGTTTGCACTCTGGTATTTCAATCCATATGCTCCATGTCCGCCAACATGGTACGATCAGCCTTTTTCAGGACAATTCAAACAGCATTGCTATTATGAACCCCAAGCTAATACATGTGAAAGTGTTTATAGGTGA
- a CDS encoding IDEAL domain-containing protein, with translation MMPNNNAILKAGDWIKGKSREGELIVGYIETLDEGIIKTKVISSDNKTIEGKIIPLLSKQVKKMPAAKVANKEQIYFLIDLALSTGDEKWFFELTSKLNSMRELVKQIK, from the coding sequence ATGATGCCCAACAATAATGCCATTTTAAAAGCAGGGGATTGGATTAAGGGGAAATCCCGAGAAGGGGAACTAATCGTTGGCTATATCGAAACCCTTGACGAAGGAATTATTAAGACAAAAGTTATTTCAAGTGATAATAAAACCATTGAAGGCAAAATCATTCCTCTGCTAAGCAAACAGGTTAAGAAAATGCCCGCAGCAAAAGTAGCCAACAAGGAACAGATTTATTTCCTGATTGACCTGGCCCTTTCCACTGGAGATGAAAAATGGTTTTTTGAATTGACCTCGAAGCTTAACTCGATGAGAGAGCTTGTGAAGCAGATTAAATAA
- a CDS encoding Rrf2 family transcriptional regulator, with protein sequence MNSDFTLAIHSLTYLALQLDRMSTSDAISESACVHPVRIRKVLSLLKKHGFIKSKEGTGGGFIFARDLSEVNLWDIYKITSEGALQPKCPDSNEECVVGANMQRVLINIFLGAEEHLGEYLRHYTLKDIVDLIYKEK encoded by the coding sequence ATGAATAGCGATTTTACTCTTGCCATTCACAGTTTAACGTATCTCGCCCTGCAGCTGGATCGCATGTCAACGAGCGATGCGATTTCTGAAAGTGCATGTGTCCATCCGGTCCGTATCCGAAAAGTCCTGAGTTTATTAAAAAAACATGGGTTTATTAAATCAAAAGAGGGAACGGGCGGCGGATTTATTTTTGCCCGGGACTTAAGTGAAGTTAATCTTTGGGATATTTATAAGATTACATCTGAAGGCGCACTTCAGCCCAAGTGTCCGGATTCAAATGAAGAGTGTGTAGTTGGTGCAAATATGCAAAGAGTTCTAATCAACATCTTTTTAGGTGCTGAAGAACATCTTGGTGAATATTTAAGACACTATACATTAAAAGATATTGTTGATCTGATTTATAAAGAAAAATAA
- the spxA gene encoding transcriptional regulator SpxA: MVNLFLSSSCGSCRKARAWLEEHQIEYVERNIVTDPLTVDEIKSILRLTENGTEEIISTKSKAFQELNVNIDSMPLKELYQLIIDNPQMLRRPIILDEKRLQVGFNEDEIRSFLPRKYRTFSYNELQRLAN; the protein is encoded by the coding sequence ATGGTGAATTTATTCTTATCATCAAGCTGCGGTTCCTGCCGGAAAGCCCGGGCATGGCTTGAGGAGCATCAAATAGAGTATGTTGAGCGTAACATTGTAACAGATCCGCTTACAGTGGATGAAATTAAATCAATTCTTCGTCTTACAGAAAATGGGACTGAGGAGATTATTTCAACTAAATCAAAAGCTTTCCAGGAGTTAAACGTGAATATTGATTCCATGCCGCTAAAAGAGTTATATCAATTGATTATCGATAATCCGCAAATGCTGCGCAGACCGATTATTCTGGATGAAAAAAGACTCCAGGTCGGATTTAATGAGGATGAGATCCGCAGCTTCCTTCCACGGAAGTATCGTACGTTTTCATACAATGAACTGCAAAGATTGGCTAACTAG
- a CDS encoding PLP-dependent aminotransferase family protein, which translates to MDWKPDRKTKTPIYKQLAMYIENGIADGTFPPDKQLPSERGLAKQFDINRSTVVAAYDELESNGIVERNRGSGTMVSKDIWGMAKRRIPSWNRYIEAGSFLPNLPVTQRIHKELAETKLINLASGELSQDLFPLDSLREITSNRSFIGTLGYDHPQGNEILRKTLADHVKKFRDIETSPSSILITSGAQQALHLVVQCLLKPGDSVAIEDPSYHYSLPIFKSAGVKTYYLITGKDGVNPDDIIALYKKHRIKMIFLNPIFQNPTGTLLPEDRRRKILELSSEYGIPVVEDDPYSLTPFTGEKMNTLKALDCNGIVLYISSLTKIVASGLRIGWIIGPRSVIERLSDAKQQVDFGHGSYSQWIANDFIESTGFESHLKFLTRQLEQRRNQIVSSLDHFLKDQVEFSTPQGGIHLWCRIKKEHNENQLLEESIKRGVIYVPGTTMGSEKGFVRFTFGRENEKNIHEGIKRFAEALKNLE; encoded by the coding sequence TTGGATTGGAAACCTGATAGAAAAACAAAAACACCTATTTATAAGCAGCTGGCGATGTATATAGAAAACGGAATAGCAGATGGCACCTTCCCTCCAGACAAACAGCTGCCCTCAGAAAGAGGATTAGCAAAACAGTTTGATATCAATAGAAGCACGGTTGTTGCGGCATATGATGAACTGGAGTCAAACGGGATCGTTGAACGAAATCGGGGAAGCGGTACGATGGTCAGCAAAGATATTTGGGGAATGGCCAAAAGACGTATTCCAAGCTGGAACCGGTATATTGAAGCAGGCTCCTTTTTGCCTAACCTGCCAGTCACACAAAGGATCCATAAAGAACTGGCCGAAACTAAGCTGATCAACCTGGCCAGCGGGGAACTCTCGCAGGACCTCTTTCCTTTGGATTCGCTAAGAGAGATTACTTCCAATCGCTCTTTTATCGGGACACTGGGGTACGATCACCCTCAAGGAAATGAAATCCTGAGAAAAACACTGGCTGACCATGTAAAAAAGTTCCGGGACATCGAGACCAGCCCTTCTTCCATACTTATTACATCCGGTGCCCAGCAGGCCCTGCACCTTGTCGTCCAATGCCTTTTAAAACCCGGGGACTCTGTTGCCATCGAGGATCCTTCTTATCACTATAGCCTGCCAATCTTTAAATCAGCCGGAGTCAAAACTTATTATTTAATAACAGGCAAGGATGGAGTAAATCCTGATGATATTATAGCCTTATATAAAAAGCATCGAATTAAGATGATTTTTTTAAATCCTATTTTTCAGAACCCAACAGGCACATTGCTTCCTGAAGACAGGCGCAGAAAAATCCTTGAATTATCATCAGAATACGGGATTCCAGTGGTGGAAGATGACCCTTACAGCCTAACACCCTTTACCGGCGAAAAAATGAATACACTCAAAGCCCTGGACTGCAACGGCATTGTTTTATATATAAGCTCTCTGACCAAAATTGTCGCTTCCGGGCTCAGAATCGGCTGGATCATCGGACCCAGATCAGTAATCGAGCGGTTATCAGATGCCAAGCAGCAGGTGGATTTCGGTCATGGAAGCTATTCGCAATGGATTGCGAATGATTTTATTGAGTCCACAGGCTTTGAGTCACATTTAAAATTTCTAACCAGGCAATTGGAACAGCGGAGAAACCAAATTGTTTCAAGCCTGGATCACTTCCTGAAAGACCAGGTGGAATTCAGCACTCCGCAGGGCGGAATCCATCTTTGGTGCCGGATCAAAAAAGAGCACAATGAAAATCAGCTGCTTGAAGAATCAATTAAACGGGGTGTCATCTATGTTCCCGGAACAACCATGGGATCTGAGAAAGGATTCGTGCGTTTTACGTTTGGCAGGGAAAATGAAAAAAACATCCATGAAGGGATTAAGCGGTTTGCTGAGGCTCTGAAAAATCTCGAATAA
- a CDS encoding GNAT family N-acetyltransferase, with protein MEIYQASMEDLEGVSALFNLYRIFYKQAPDLEAAAEYIKERLEKNDSVIYVVKKEGKYLGFTQLYPTFSSISMKRAWILNDLYVDAEARKQGIGEKLIDKAKELAAETGAVSISLSTAPDNFSAQRLYEKIGFKRDEQFYHYELSTYS; from the coding sequence ATGGAAATCTATCAAGCTTCAATGGAGGATCTAGAAGGAGTTTCCGCTTTATTTAATTTATATCGTATATTTTACAAACAAGCACCCGATTTGGAAGCAGCAGCTGAGTACATAAAGGAACGCTTGGAGAAGAATGATTCTGTTATATATGTGGTGAAGAAGGAAGGAAAGTACCTTGGATTTACTCAGCTTTACCCAACTTTTTCATCTATATCTATGAAAAGAGCCTGGATCCTGAATGACTTGTATGTGGATGCAGAGGCAAGGAAACAGGGAATAGGGGAAAAGCTCATAGACAAAGCGAAGGAGCTCGCTGCTGAAACAGGGGCGGTAAGTATCAGCCTCAGTACGGCTCCTGATAATTTCTCTGCACAAAGACTCTATGAAAAAATCGGGTTTAAGCGAGATGAGCAATTTTATCATTATGAATTAAGTACATATTCATAA
- a CDS encoding autorepressor SdpR family transcription factor gives MAINDLFKALSDENRRRILDLLRNGDLTAGEIAQHFEMSKAGVSQHLSVLKNAELVYSVKRGQYVYYSLNSTVFQEVLKWIVQFQSNTKGND, from the coding sequence TTGGCCATCAATGATTTGTTTAAGGCACTATCTGACGAAAACAGAAGGAGGATATTGGATCTCTTAAGGAATGGAGATTTGACAGCCGGAGAAATTGCACAGCATTTTGAAATGAGTAAAGCAGGTGTATCTCAGCATTTGTCTGTTTTGAAAAATGCTGAGCTGGTATATTCCGTGAAAAGGGGGCAATATGTTTATTATTCTTTAAATTCAACAGTATTTCAGGAAGTTCTAAAATGGATTGTTCAATTTCAATCTAATACAAAGGGGAATGATTAA
- a CDS encoding ABC transporter permease, with protein sequence MNRRELGTVLTNYRETGVLRRYQSTPLQPWKILAAHTFQGTVALLLMVFGMLLYDLTLPAYIGSTLLSLLISILAFFPFALFLTSLAKNAQSAAAISSLFLNLMLFLSGATLPLEMMPSVLQYAAKILPLYYVIQLLRGTWTEALALRRPF encoded by the coding sequence ATGAACAGGAGGGAACTGGGAACTGTCTTAACCAATTACAGGGAAACAGGCGTATTGAGAAGGTATCAGTCAACTCCGCTTCAGCCTTGGAAAATCCTCGCCGCCCATACCTTTCAAGGGACCGTCGCCTTGCTTCTTATGGTCTTTGGCATGCTTCTGTATGACTTGACCCTGCCAGCTTATATCGGAAGTACGCTGCTCTCGCTGCTGATCAGCATCCTGGCCTTTTTCCCGTTTGCTTTATTCCTGACATCCCTAGCTAAAAATGCACAGTCTGCAGCAGCCATCAGTTCCTTATTCCTGAACCTGATGCTGTTCCTCTCTGGAGCGACCTTGCCTCTTGAGATGATGCCATCAGTCCTTCAATACGCAGCTAAAATCCTTCCGCTTTATTATGTGATTCAATTGCTGAGGGGAACATGGACCGAAGCGCTGGCTTTGAGGCGGCCGTTCTGA
- a CDS encoding YfmQ family protein, with protein MTWAVLVPIILVSLLKIVLTCMPTGTVNWLIRKFETHSKLDEKEVTVTIGDNRLEDKEKLQIINQFNEGIFIKKHYIHPGNEPLFLQPENCGTPIVIEFLERDDRLFIFSYKDRIDVVKQRRKKVIAYSLISDSLQNSSLAIKAS; from the coding sequence ATGACATGGGCAGTATTGGTACCTATTATTCTCGTTAGTCTGCTGAAAATCGTGCTGACCTGTATGCCGACCGGCACGGTTAATTGGCTGATCCGGAAATTTGAAACTCATTCCAAGCTTGATGAGAAAGAGGTTACAGTCACAATTGGTGATAATAGGCTGGAAGATAAGGAGAAACTTCAGATTATCAATCAGTTCAATGAAGGAATATTTATTAAGAAACATTATATCCATCCTGGGAACGAACCGCTTTTTTTACAGCCGGAGAACTGCGGAACCCCGATAGTTATCGAGTTTCTGGAAAGAGATGACAGGCTGTTCATATTTAGTTATAAGGACCGTATTGATGTGGTCAAACAGCGCAGGAAAAAGGTCATCGCATATAGCCTGATTTCTGATAGCCTTCAAAACAGTTCCCTGGCAATCAAGGCCAGTTAA